A stretch of the Streptomyces ortus genome encodes the following:
- a CDS encoding SGNH/GDSL hydrolase family protein, producing the protein MTKRHGYALLAAIVAVIVAISTAIYVGVAADDGGETTAVVGGRTPQNSAAPASVGTWVGAWSASPAGSEPGTEANGMAGRSVRNVVHVGVGGTAARITLSNLYGQQPLSITHASVAVAATANNAAAAADTMRRLTFGGRPSVVVPAGQQIVSDAVRLLVPHDSDVLVTTYSPTPSGPVTYHPQARQISYTAEGDRTEDVSGVAYTGQTPYWRYLTALDVLSNESQGTVVVIGDSLTDGVTSTVGANRRWTDVLNERLHAAGSDGPRYSVVNQGISGNRVLTSGLGRPAENPSGLVRFDRDVLGRTNVKAVVVALGVNDILRTPNQTDANRIADGLRELRRLAHARGLRVVGATLMPFQGHRGYQPHLEDTRQAVNALIRSGKVFDDYADFDEALRDPYNPRRLRSDYDSGDHLHPSDKGYKRMAEIFNPNTLKGTPPAQL; encoded by the coding sequence ATGACCAAGCGTCACGGTTATGCCTTGCTGGCCGCGATCGTCGCTGTGATCGTCGCCATTTCGACCGCCATATACGTCGGAGTCGCCGCCGACGACGGCGGGGAGACCACGGCCGTCGTCGGCGGCCGGACCCCGCAGAACTCGGCTGCCCCCGCCTCCGTCGGCACCTGGGTGGGCGCCTGGTCGGCGTCCCCCGCCGGCTCGGAGCCGGGCACCGAGGCGAACGGCATGGCGGGCCGCTCCGTACGCAACGTGGTGCACGTCGGCGTCGGCGGCACCGCGGCCCGGATCACCCTGTCCAACCTGTACGGGCAGCAGCCGCTCAGCATCACGCATGCCTCCGTCGCCGTCGCGGCCACCGCGAACAACGCCGCCGCAGCCGCCGACACGATGCGGCGCCTCACCTTCGGCGGCCGTCCCTCGGTGGTCGTGCCCGCCGGACAGCAGATCGTCAGCGACGCCGTACGGCTGCTGGTCCCGCACGACAGCGACGTACTGGTGACGACGTACTCGCCGACTCCGTCGGGACCCGTCACCTACCACCCGCAGGCACGGCAGATCTCGTACACCGCGGAGGGCGACCGCACCGAGGACGTCAGCGGCGTCGCGTACACCGGGCAGACGCCGTACTGGCGGTATCTGACCGCGCTGGACGTGCTGAGCAACGAGTCGCAGGGCACGGTCGTCGTCATCGGCGACTCGCTCACCGACGGCGTGACCTCGACCGTGGGCGCGAACCGGCGCTGGACGGACGTCCTCAACGAACGGCTGCACGCGGCCGGCTCGGACGGGCCCCGCTACAGCGTGGTCAACCAGGGCATCAGCGGCAACCGCGTCCTGACCAGCGGGCTCGGGCGGCCCGCCGAGAACCCGAGCGGGCTGGTCCGCTTCGACCGTGACGTGCTCGGCCGCACCAACGTCAAGGCGGTCGTGGTCGCCCTCGGCGTCAACGACATCCTGCGGACGCCGAACCAGACCGACGCGAACCGGATCGCCGACGGGCTGCGCGAGCTGCGGCGGCTGGCGCACGCGCGGGGGCTGCGGGTGGTCGGGGCCACGCTCATGCCGTTCCAGGGGCACCGGGGGTACCAGCCGCACCTGGAGGACACCCGGCAGGCCGTCAACGCCCTGATCCGCTCCGGCAAGGTCTTCGACGACTACGCGGACTTCGACGAGGCGCTCCGCGATCCGTACAACCCCCGGCGGCTGCGGTCCGACTACGACTCGGGGGACCACCTGCACCCCAGCGACAAGGGCTACAAGCGCATGGCGGAAATCTTCAACCCCAACACCCTGAAGGGCACACCCCCGGCCCAGCTGTAG
- a CDS encoding DUF445 domain-containing protein — translation MERTKEDEAGEKGPEGRPSRPGGVANPTSAPGAGKTADRAAPSRAMNSFSPADEEKFRGVRRMKLTATGLLLFVALVYVLAKWAGNSGAGAWTGYVAAAAEAGMVGALADWFAVTALFRRPMGLPIPHTAIIPTKKDQLGVSLGEFVGENFLSQDVVRQRLRAVGIGSRLGTWLARPEHADRVTDELATALRGALAVLRDSDVQAVVGEAINRRADAQEIAPGIGKTLEKVVADGGHRRVVDLICVRAHDWLVLHNDQVMDAVQGGAPGWTPRFVDKRVGERVYKELLRFVTEMRDMPAHPARGALDRFLTDFASDLQSDTDTRARVENLKREVLGRGEVQDLIASTWSSVRRMIVSAAEDERSELRLRVRASLLSLGTRMATDARLQSKVDGWVEGAAVYVVTTYRDEITSLITETVAGWDAEHTSRKIEAHIGRDLQFIRINGTVVGSLAGLLIYTVSRALGA, via the coding sequence ATGGAACGAACGAAAGAGGACGAAGCAGGGGAAAAGGGCCCGGAAGGGCGGCCTTCCCGTCCCGGCGGTGTGGCGAACCCCACGAGTGCCCCCGGGGCCGGGAAGACGGCCGACCGCGCCGCGCCGAGCCGCGCGATGAACTCGTTCAGCCCCGCCGACGAGGAGAAGTTCCGCGGCGTCCGCCGCATGAAGCTCACGGCGACCGGACTGCTGCTGTTCGTCGCCCTCGTCTACGTACTCGCCAAGTGGGCCGGGAACTCCGGCGCGGGCGCCTGGACGGGTTACGTGGCCGCCGCCGCCGAGGCCGGCATGGTCGGCGCGCTCGCGGACTGGTTCGCCGTCACGGCGCTGTTCCGGCGGCCGATGGGCCTGCCCATCCCGCACACCGCGATCATCCCGACCAAGAAGGACCAGCTCGGCGTGTCGCTGGGCGAGTTCGTCGGCGAGAACTTCCTCTCCCAGGACGTCGTACGGCAGCGGCTGCGCGCCGTCGGCATCGGCAGCCGGCTCGGCACCTGGCTGGCCCGGCCCGAGCACGCCGACCGGGTGACCGACGAGCTGGCCACCGCGCTCAGGGGAGCCCTCGCGGTGCTCCGGGACTCCGACGTGCAGGCCGTCGTCGGCGAGGCCATCAACCGGCGGGCCGACGCCCAGGAGATCGCCCCCGGCATAGGGAAGACGCTGGAGAAGGTCGTCGCGGACGGCGGCCACCGGCGGGTCGTCGACCTGATCTGCGTACGCGCCCACGACTGGCTCGTCCTCCACAACGACCAGGTGATGGACGCCGTACAGGGCGGCGCGCCCGGCTGGACCCCGCGGTTCGTCGACAAGCGGGTCGGTGAGCGCGTCTACAAGGAGCTGCTGCGTTTCGTCACCGAGATGCGTGACATGCCCGCGCACCCGGCGCGCGGTGCCCTCGACCGCTTCCTCACCGACTTCGCCTCCGACCTGCAGTCCGACACCGACACCCGGGCGCGGGTGGAGAACCTCAAGCGCGAGGTCCTCGGCCGCGGCGAGGTCCAGGACCTGATCGCCTCCACGTGGTCCTCCGTACGGCGGATGATCGTGTCCGCGGCGGAGGACGAGCGCAGTGAGCTGCGGTTGCGTGTGCGGGCGTCGCTGCTGTCGCTGGGGACGCGGATGGCCACGGACGCGCGGCTGCAGAGCAAGGTCGACGGGTGGGTCGAGGGGGCGGCGGTGTACGTCGTGACGACGTACCGGGACGAGATCACCTCGCTCATCACCGAGACGGTCGCCGGGTGGGACGCGGAGCATACGTCTCGCAAGATCGAGGCGCACATCGGGCGGGACCTGCAGTTCATCCGGATCAACGGCACGGTTGTCGGCTCGCTGGCGGGCCTGCTGATTTATACGGTGTCCCGGGCGCTTGGGGCGTGA
- a CDS encoding DUF1707 SHOCT-like domain-containing protein: MTDELPAETPGGLPELRASDADREQVAEVLRDALAEGRLDMAEFEERLDATYKARTYGELEPITRDLPAAGVVAPAPAVSMVKRPASAVGTGDWAGRIVGGEGTSRWGVAVMSGFERKGRWTVPRRFDCFAFWGGGVVDLREANFADGEVVVNCVAVMGGLNVVVPPGVEVVVRGIGVMGGFDHGQEGVPGERGAPRVVVTGFAFWGGVGVERKISKAERLRLREERKRLRRSPRS; this comes from the coding sequence ATGACGGACGAACTCCCGGCCGAAACCCCCGGTGGACTGCCCGAGTTGCGGGCCTCCGACGCCGATCGCGAACAGGTCGCCGAAGTGCTGAGGGACGCCCTCGCCGAGGGCCGCCTGGACATGGCGGAGTTCGAGGAGCGGCTGGACGCCACGTACAAGGCGCGTACGTACGGGGAGTTGGAGCCGATCACCCGGGATCTGCCCGCGGCCGGCGTCGTGGCCCCCGCTCCCGCCGTGTCGATGGTCAAACGGCCCGCGTCCGCCGTCGGTACGGGGGACTGGGCGGGCCGGATCGTCGGCGGCGAGGGGACGTCCCGGTGGGGCGTCGCGGTCATGTCGGGGTTCGAACGCAAGGGGCGCTGGACCGTGCCGCGGCGGTTCGACTGCTTCGCGTTCTGGGGCGGCGGGGTCGTGGACCTGCGCGAGGCGAACTTCGCGGACGGCGAGGTGGTGGTCAACTGCGTCGCCGTCATGGGCGGGTTGAACGTGGTGGTGCCGCCGGGCGTCGAGGTCGTGGTCCGCGGGATCGGCGTCATGGGCGGGTTCGACCACGGTCAGGAGGGCGTGCCGGGGGAGCGGGGCGCTCCGCGGGTCGTCGTGACGGGGTTCGCGTTCTGGGGCGGGGTGGGGGTGGAGCGGAAGATCTCGAAGGCGGAGCGGCTCCGCCTGCGGGAGGAGCGGAAGAGGTTGCGGCGTTCGCCGCGGTCCTGA
- a CDS encoding ABC transporter ATP-binding protein, translating into MNATHKNDTHVDPRRADTDFIRLDGVEKVFDVRKKTGFLRSERRQVRAVDSISFTVSRGEMVGYIGPNGAGKSTTIKMLTGILTPSGGRLRVAGIDPSRERTRLAQRIGVVFGQRTTLWWDLPLIDSYRLMHRMYRIPDARYAENLDRCVELLELGELLDVPVRQLSLGQRMRGDIAAALLHDPEVLYLDEPTIGLDVVSKVRVREFLRDLNAERGTTVLLTTHDLSDIEQLCRRVMVIDHGRLMYDGPLSGLHEIGESERTLVVDLERELPPIDVESARVVKVEGPRQWLAFPAAQSAAPLVARIAAEYPLVDLSVREPDIEAVISRMYAGKATS; encoded by the coding sequence ATGAACGCCACGCACAAGAACGACACGCACGTGGACCCGCGTCGCGCGGACACCGACTTCATCCGCCTCGACGGCGTCGAGAAGGTCTTCGACGTACGCAAGAAGACCGGCTTCCTGCGCAGTGAGCGGCGGCAGGTGCGGGCGGTCGACTCGATCTCCTTCACCGTCTCGCGCGGCGAGATGGTCGGCTACATCGGGCCGAACGGCGCGGGGAAGTCCACCACCATCAAGATGCTCACCGGCATCCTCACACCCAGCGGCGGCCGTCTGCGCGTCGCGGGCATCGACCCCTCCCGGGAACGCACCCGGCTCGCGCAGCGCATCGGCGTGGTGTTCGGGCAGCGGACCACCCTGTGGTGGGACCTCCCGCTGATCGACTCGTACCGGCTGATGCACCGCATGTACCGGATCCCGGACGCGCGGTACGCGGAGAACCTCGACCGGTGTGTGGAGCTGCTCGAACTGGGCGAACTGCTGGACGTGCCCGTACGGCAGCTCTCGCTCGGGCAGCGGATGCGCGGGGACATCGCGGCGGCGCTGCTGCACGACCCCGAGGTGCTGTACCTGGACGAGCCGACGATCGGGCTCGACGTGGTCAGCAAGGTGCGGGTGCGGGAGTTCCTGCGGGACCTCAACGCCGAGCGCGGCACGACCGTGCTCCTGACGACCCACGACCTCTCCGACATCGAGCAGCTGTGCCGGCGGGTGATGGTCATCGACCACGGACGCCTGATGTACGACGGTCCGCTGAGCGGGCTGCACGAGATCGGGGAGAGCGAGCGGACGCTGGTCGTGGACCTGGAGCGCGAACTTCCGCCCATCGACGTGGAGTCGGCGCGGGTGGTGAAGGTCGAGGGGCCCCGGCAGTGGCTCGCCTTCCCGGCGGCGCAGTCGGCGGCGCCGCTGGTCGCGCGGATCGCGGCGGAGTATCCGCTGGTCGACCTGTCGGTACGGGAACCCGACATCGAGGCGGTCATCAGCCGCATGTACGCGGGGAAGGCAACCTCGTAG
- a CDS encoding ABC transporter permease gives MLDGLRAYRLIAWMWIRSTMAYRASFAMTLFGNFAGTVLDFVAILLMFSRVDELGGYSFGEVAFLYGLSSAAFGLADLTLGSMERLGQRVRDGTFDTLLVRPAPVLAQVAADRFALRRLGRITQGLLVLGYALAVVDIEWTPLKVLLMPVMVVSGAGIFAAVFVAGGAFQFVAQDAAQVQSAFTYGGTTLLQYPPTVFAKDLVRGVTFVLPLAFVNWLPALYVLGLPYPLDLPEWVAFLSPLVAVVCCGLAGLAWRTGLRSYRSTGS, from the coding sequence CTGCTGGACGGGCTGCGGGCCTACCGGCTGATCGCCTGGATGTGGATCCGCTCGACGATGGCGTACCGCGCGTCGTTCGCGATGACCCTCTTCGGCAACTTCGCCGGGACCGTGCTCGACTTCGTCGCGATCCTGCTGATGTTCTCGCGGGTCGACGAACTGGGCGGCTACTCGTTCGGCGAGGTGGCGTTCCTGTACGGGCTGTCCAGCGCGGCGTTCGGTCTCGCCGATCTGACGCTCGGCTCGATGGAGCGGCTCGGGCAGCGGGTGCGGGACGGCACGTTCGACACCCTGCTCGTACGCCCCGCGCCGGTGCTCGCGCAGGTCGCGGCGGACCGGTTCGCGCTGCGCCGGCTCGGCCGGATCACGCAGGGGCTGCTGGTCCTCGGGTACGCGCTCGCCGTCGTCGACATCGAGTGGACCCCGCTGAAGGTGCTGCTGATGCCGGTGATGGTGGTCAGCGGGGCGGGCATCTTCGCGGCGGTGTTCGTGGCGGGCGGCGCCTTCCAGTTCGTGGCGCAGGACGCGGCCCAGGTGCAGAGCGCGTTCACGTACGGCGGCACCACGCTGCTGCAGTATCCGCCGACCGTCTTCGCGAAGGACCTGGTGCGCGGGGTGACCTTCGTCCTGCCGCTGGCCTTCGTCAACTGGCTGCCCGCGCTGTACGTGCTCGGGTTGCCCTATCCGCTCGACCTGCCGGAGTGGGTCGCGTTCCTGTCACCACTCGTGGCCGTCGTCTGCTGCGGGCTCGCGGGTCTCGCGTGGCGGACGGGCCTTCGTTCGTACCGGAGCACGGGGAGCTAG